In the Piscinibacter sp. XHJ-5 genome, one interval contains:
- a CDS encoding DNA gyrase inhibitor YacG: MASTAKRIVTCPTCGGESVYAPENPHRPFCSERCKNVDFGAWATESYRVPAPPSSADENRDEPSSPH; this comes from the coding sequence ATGGCGAGCACGGCCAAGCGCATCGTGACCTGTCCCACTTGCGGTGGCGAAAGCGTGTACGCCCCCGAGAACCCACATCGTCCGTTCTGCAGCGAGCGCTGCAAGAACGTCGATTTCGGCGCCTGGGCCACCGAGAGCTACCGCGTCCCCGCGCCGCCAAGCTCTGCCGACGAGAACCGCGACGAGCCGTCGTCGCCGCATTGA
- a CDS encoding caspase family protein, with the protein MASSTHGRSVPKHQAVSLHIGLNSVDPAHYGGWSGELSACEFDANDMAAIAKVQGMKATVLLTKKGTRAKVLSSIRAAAKALKSGDLFFLSYSGHGGQVPDVTGDEDDKQDETWCLYDAQLIDDELYHELGRFRAGVRIVVLSDSCHSGTVTRDLPATVAIVPTAQPSQRPKLMPRSVGLRTYRDNQAFYDRLQREVAKAAGDGVIDPDQALANVAVSSRLTGVVRNFKAAAVLISGCQDNQTSMDGAHNGAFTEQLLAVWNNGGFKGSYASFHARIRARLPPTQSPNLFALGAAGALMAQQPFSV; encoded by the coding sequence ATGGCCAGCAGCACCCACGGCAGATCCGTGCCCAAGCACCAGGCGGTTTCGCTCCACATCGGGCTCAACTCGGTGGATCCGGCGCACTACGGAGGCTGGTCGGGCGAACTGTCGGCGTGCGAGTTCGACGCCAACGACATGGCGGCGATTGCCAAGGTCCAGGGCATGAAGGCCACTGTGCTGCTGACGAAGAAGGGCACCCGCGCCAAGGTGCTGTCTTCCATCCGTGCCGCCGCCAAGGCGCTGAAATCGGGCGACCTCTTCTTCCTGAGCTACTCCGGCCACGGCGGCCAGGTGCCTGACGTCACCGGCGACGAGGACGACAAGCAGGACGAGACCTGGTGCCTCTACGACGCGCAGCTGATCGACGACGAGCTGTACCACGAGCTTGGTCGATTCCGTGCGGGTGTGCGCATCGTCGTGCTGTCCGACAGCTGCCACAGCGGCACCGTCACGCGCGACCTTCCGGCCACCGTGGCCATCGTGCCGACGGCGCAGCCGTCCCAGCGGCCGAAGCTGATGCCGCGCAGCGTCGGGCTGCGCACCTATCGCGACAACCAGGCCTTCTACGACAGGCTGCAGCGTGAAGTGGCCAAGGCGGCAGGCGACGGCGTCATCGATCCGGACCAGGCATTGGCGAACGTCGCCGTCAGCAGCCGGCTGACCGGGGTCGTGAGGAACTTCAAGGCCGCCGCTGTGCTGATCTCGGGATGCCAGGACAACCAGACGTCGATGGACGGCGCCCACAACGGCGCCTTCACCGAGCAGTTGCTGGCGGTCTGGAACAACGGGGGATTCAAGGGCAGCTACGCCAGCTTCCACGCACGCATCCGGGCCCGTCTGCCGCCGACGCAGTCGCCCAACCTGTTTGCGCTGGGCGCAGCCGGCGCCTTGATGGCGCAGCAGCCCTTCAGCGTGTAG
- the groES gene encoding co-chaperone GroES translates to MKLRPLHDRVIVKRLENETKTASGIVIPDNAAEKPDQGEVLAVGPGKRNDKGDFVALNINVGDRVLFGKYSGQTVKVEGDELLVMREEDLFAVVEK, encoded by the coding sequence ATGAAACTTCGTCCGTTGCACGATCGCGTGATCGTCAAGCGCCTCGAAAACGAAACCAAGACCGCATCGGGCATCGTCATTCCCGACAACGCCGCCGAGAAGCCCGATCAGGGTGAAGTGCTGGCGGTCGGTCCCGGCAAGCGCAATGACAAGGGCGATTTCGTGGCGCTGAACATCAACGTCGGCGACCGCGTGCTGTTCGGCAAGTACAGCGGCCAGACCGTCAAGGTCGAGGGCGACGAACTGCTGGTGATGCGCGAAGAAGACCTGTTCGCCGTCGTCGAGAAGTAA
- the groL gene encoding chaperonin GroEL (60 kDa chaperone family; promotes refolding of misfolded polypeptides especially under stressful conditions; forms two stacked rings of heptamers to form a barrel-shaped 14mer; ends can be capped by GroES; misfolded proteins enter the barrel where they are refolded when GroES binds), which produces MAAKDVVFGGEARARMVEGVNILANAVKVTLGPKGRNVVLERSFGAPTVTKDGVSVAKEIELKDKLQNMGAQMVKEVASKTSDNAGDGTTTATVLAQAIVREGMKYVAAGMNPMDLKRGIDKAVTILVEQLKKQSKPTTTSKEISQVGSISANSDESIGQIIAEAMDKVGKEGVITVEDGKSLNNELEVVEGMQFDRGYLSPYFINNPEKQSAVLENPFVLLYDKKISNIRDLLPTLEQVAKSGRPLLIVAEEVEGEALATLVVNTIRGILKVVAVKAPGFGDRRKAMLEDIAILTGGKVISEEVGLTLEKVALADLGQAKRIEVGKENTTIIDGAGAGADIESRVKQIRVQIEDATSDYDREKLQERVAKLAGGVAVIKVGAATEVEMKEKKARVEDALHATRAAVEEGVVAGGGVALLRARQAAGDIKGDNPDQDAGIKLVIKAIESPLREIVYNAGGEPSVVVNAVLAGKGNYGFNAANDTYGDMIEMGILDPTKVTRTALQNAASVASLMLTTEAMVAEAPKDEAPAGGMPGGMGGMGGMGMDM; this is translated from the coding sequence ATGGCAGCAAAAGACGTTGTCTTCGGCGGCGAAGCACGTGCTCGCATGGTCGAAGGCGTGAACATCCTCGCCAACGCCGTCAAGGTCACCCTCGGCCCCAAGGGCCGCAACGTGGTCCTCGAGCGCTCGTTCGGTGCCCCCACCGTCACCAAGGACGGCGTGTCGGTCGCCAAGGAAATCGAGCTGAAGGACAAGCTCCAGAACATGGGCGCCCAGATGGTCAAGGAAGTCGCTTCCAAGACCAGCGACAACGCCGGTGACGGCACCACCACCGCCACCGTGCTGGCCCAGGCCATCGTGCGCGAAGGCATGAAGTACGTGGCCGCCGGCATGAACCCGATGGACCTGAAGCGCGGCATCGACAAGGCCGTCACCATCCTCGTCGAACAGCTGAAGAAGCAGTCGAAGCCCACCACGACGAGCAAGGAGATCTCGCAGGTCGGCTCCATTTCGGCCAACAGCGACGAGTCGATCGGCCAGATCATCGCCGAGGCAATGGACAAGGTCGGCAAGGAAGGCGTCATCACCGTCGAGGACGGCAAGAGCCTGAACAACGAGCTCGAAGTCGTCGAGGGCATGCAGTTCGACCGCGGCTACCTGTCGCCTTACTTCATCAACAACCCCGAAAAGCAGTCGGCCGTTCTCGAGAACCCGTTCGTGCTGCTGTACGACAAGAAGATCAGCAACATCCGCGACCTGCTGCCCACGCTGGAGCAGGTGGCCAAGTCCGGCCGTCCGCTGCTGATCGTTGCCGAAGAAGTCGAAGGCGAGGCGCTCGCCACGCTGGTGGTCAACACCATTCGCGGCATCCTGAAGGTGGTCGCCGTCAAGGCGCCGGGCTTCGGCGATCGCCGCAAGGCCATGCTGGAAGACATCGCCATCCTGACCGGCGGCAAGGTCATCTCGGAAGAAGTCGGCCTGACGCTCGAGAAGGTCGCGCTGGCTGACCTGGGCCAGGCGAAGCGCATCGAGGTGGGCAAGGAGAACACCACCATCATCGACGGCGCGGGCGCCGGTGCCGACATCGAGTCGCGCGTCAAGCAGATCCGCGTTCAGATCGAGGACGCCACCAGCGACTACGACCGCGAGAAGCTGCAAGAGCGCGTGGCCAAGCTGGCCGGCGGCGTGGCGGTGATCAAGGTCGGTGCCGCCACCGAAGTCGAGATGAAGGAGAAGAAGGCCCGCGTCGAAGACGCCCTGCACGCCACGCGTGCCGCGGTGGAAGAAGGCGTGGTGGCCGGCGGTGGCGTGGCCCTGCTGCGCGCCCGTCAGGCGGCCGGCGACATCAAGGGCGACAACCCCGACCAGGACGCCGGCATCAAGCTGGTGATCAAGGCGATCGAATCGCCCCTGCGCGAGATCGTCTACAACGCCGGCGGCGAGCCGAGCGTGGTCGTCAACGCCGTCCTGGCCGGCAAGGGCAACTACGGCTTCAATGCCGCCAACGACACCTACGGCGACATGATCGAGATGGGCATCCTGGATCCGACCAAGGTGACGCGCACTGCGCTGCAGAACGCCGCTTCGGTCGCTTCGCTGATGCTCACCACCGAAGCCATGGTGGCCGAGGCGCCGAAGGACGAAGCGCCCGCGGGCGGCATGCCCGGCGGCATGGGCGGCATGGGCGGCATGGGCATGGACATGTAA
- the yihA gene encoding ribosome biogenesis GTP-binding protein YihA/YsxC, with amino-acid sequence MTDQNQPRSGDATESEAPASDDKLALAWAHTARFLTTASQLDQLPPTELPEIAFVGRSNAGKSTAINTLTQQKRLAFASKTPGRTQHINLFELGPKGAPDALFADLPGYGYATVARDAKLRWQRVMADYLEVRRSLSGVVLLIDARLGFTELDRQLLAFVAPRVGNGSVKLLVMLTKADKLNRKESREALAGAQDALGDMTTDEADVGVTLFSALNKTGVGDAAMVLHGWTH; translated from the coding sequence ATGACCGATCAAAACCAGCCACGCTCCGGCGATGCCACCGAATCCGAAGCGCCGGCCAGCGACGACAAGCTCGCATTGGCCTGGGCCCACACCGCGCGCTTCCTCACCACGGCCAGCCAGCTCGACCAGCTGCCGCCCACCGAGCTGCCCGAGATCGCCTTCGTCGGCCGCTCCAACGCCGGCAAGTCCACTGCGATCAACACGCTGACGCAGCAGAAGCGCCTCGCGTTCGCCTCCAAGACGCCTGGCCGCACGCAGCACATCAACTTGTTCGAGCTGGGTCCGAAGGGCGCACCCGACGCGCTGTTCGCCGACCTTCCCGGCTACGGCTACGCCACCGTGGCGCGCGACGCCAAGTTGCGGTGGCAGCGCGTGATGGCCGACTACCTCGAGGTGCGCCGCAGCCTGAGCGGCGTCGTGCTGCTCATCGACGCACGCCTCGGTTTCACCGAGCTCGACCGGCAGCTGCTCGCGTTCGTCGCGCCGCGCGTGGGCAACGGCTCAGTCAAGCTGCTGGTGATGCTCACCAAGGCCGACAAGCTGAACCGCAAGGAGTCGCGTGAAGCCCTGGCCGGGGCCCAGGACGCGCTGGGCGACATGACCACCGACGAGGCCGATGTCGGTGTCACGCTGTTCTCGGCGCTGAACAAGACCGGCGTCGGCGATGCCGCGATGGTGCTTCACGGCTGGACGCACTGA
- a CDS encoding c-type cytochrome: MKSAARLLSGLLLLAFAATASAADAAPAAAKPDLGKGQAKSNEVCVSCHTNDGSRGAPANPILQGQHPEYLVKQLTEFKGDKRPSPIMKGFASQLSEQDMKNVAAFYASKQAKPGFAKNKELVTLGEKIYRGGLPDREIAACAGCHGPSGAGIPSQYPRLAGQHADYTETQLKAFRIGVRNNPQMNGLTLKMTDKEISAVADYIAGLR; encoded by the coding sequence ATGAAGTCCGCTGCCCGCCTGCTGTCCGGCCTCTTGCTCCTCGCGTTCGCCGCCACCGCATCGGCCGCCGACGCCGCTCCCGCCGCGGCCAAGCCCGATCTGGGGAAGGGTCAGGCCAAGTCGAACGAGGTCTGCGTCTCCTGCCACACCAACGACGGCTCGCGCGGCGCTCCCGCCAACCCCATCCTGCAGGGCCAGCACCCGGAGTACCTGGTCAAGCAGCTCACCGAGTTCAAGGGCGACAAGCGGCCCAGCCCCATCATGAAGGGCTTCGCCTCGCAGCTTTCCGAGCAGGACATGAAGAACGTGGCCGCGTTCTACGCGAGCAAGCAGGCCAAGCCGGGCTTCGCCAAGAACAAGGAACTGGTCACGCTGGGCGAGAAGATCTACCGCGGCGGATTGCCCGACCGCGAGATCGCCGCCTGTGCCGGCTGCCATGGCCCCAGCGGTGCCGGCATCCCCTCGCAGTACCCGCGCCTGGCAGGCCAGCATGCCGACTACACCGAGACCCAGCTCAAGGCCTTCCGCATCGGCGTGCGCAACAACCCGCAGATGAATGGCCTCACGCTGAAGATGACCGACAAGGAAATCTCGGCCGTGGCCGACTACATCGCCGGTCTGCGCTGA
- a CDS encoding cytochrome c biogenesis protein ResB, protein MSLATTGIEVHARSRWLRDTVELVSSMRFAISLLTVICIAATIGTVVKQNEPAGNYVNQFGPFWADVYRALGLTGVYSAWWFLLILTFLVVSTSLCIARNTPKILHDLRHYKEHLREQGLQAFHLKGQGTTAESREAAFERVSSLLVRAGWKAKVQVREHGTMIAARRGAANKLGYIAAHSAIVLVCVGGLLDGDLIVRAQMALQGKTAFSGDGFIRDIPAAHRLGPATPTFRANLRVPEQGRSGVAVIGMQDGFVLQELPFDVELKKFIVDYYATGMPKLFASEILIHDRETGQTITATVKVNEPAFHRGVAIYQSGFEDGGSALKLRAIPMGAGGEPFDLQGVVGTSTTLTNASTGGRDTLTLEFTNLRVINVENFSAPGGGASTDVRKVDLVGSLQQHLGSGAKVRTKKELRNVGPSVSYKLRDAAGQAREFNNYMLPVEIDGQKVFLAGVRDTPAENFRYLRIPADEQGSLAGWSRLREALGNPALRDKAAERYVRAATPADKPQMAPQLKATASRVLALFAAAESVKPGQKPPGGLQAISDFLEASVPEGERARISDVLLRILNGSLFELMNLARESAAQSPLEPSETTQAFMTQAVLALSESYFYPAPVLLELTDFTQKQASVFQVARAPGKTLVYLGAVLLIVGVFAMLYIRERRLWVWISPEADGAAHITTALSSTRRTMDADAEFEWLKQAILGQPAHPAVRLDISHRERGPSEAS, encoded by the coding sequence ATGAGCCTTGCGACGACCGGCATCGAAGTCCACGCCCGATCGCGCTGGCTGCGCGACACCGTCGAGCTGGTCTCGTCGATGCGCTTCGCGATCTCGCTGCTGACGGTGATCTGCATTGCCGCGACCATCGGCACCGTCGTCAAGCAGAACGAGCCGGCCGGCAACTACGTGAACCAGTTCGGTCCCTTCTGGGCCGATGTGTACCGCGCGCTCGGCCTCACCGGCGTCTACAGCGCCTGGTGGTTCCTGCTCATCCTCACCTTCCTGGTCGTGTCGACGAGCCTGTGCATCGCCCGCAACACGCCGAAGATCCTGCACGACTTGCGTCACTACAAGGAGCACTTGCGCGAGCAGGGCCTGCAGGCCTTCCACCTGAAGGGGCAGGGCACGACGGCCGAAAGCCGCGAGGCGGCGTTCGAGCGGGTGTCCAGTCTGCTGGTGCGCGCCGGCTGGAAAGCCAAGGTCCAGGTGCGCGAGCACGGCACGATGATCGCCGCGCGTCGCGGCGCGGCCAACAAGCTGGGCTACATCGCCGCGCATTCGGCCATCGTGCTCGTCTGCGTCGGCGGCCTGCTCGACGGCGACCTGATCGTGCGGGCACAGATGGCGCTGCAGGGCAAGACCGCCTTCAGCGGCGACGGCTTCATTCGCGACATTCCCGCGGCGCACCGCCTCGGCCCGGCAACACCCACCTTCCGCGCCAACCTGCGGGTGCCCGAGCAGGGCCGCTCGGGCGTCGCGGTGATCGGGATGCAGGACGGCTTCGTTCTGCAGGAGCTGCCATTCGACGTCGAGCTCAAGAAGTTCATCGTCGACTACTACGCGACCGGCATGCCCAAGCTGTTCGCCAGCGAGATCCTCATCCACGATCGGGAGACCGGCCAGACCATCACGGCCACCGTGAAGGTCAACGAGCCGGCCTTCCACCGCGGCGTGGCGATCTACCAGAGCGGCTTCGAGGATGGCGGCTCGGCGCTGAAGCTGCGCGCCATCCCGATGGGTGCCGGCGGCGAGCCCTTCGACCTGCAGGGTGTGGTCGGCACGAGCACCACGCTGACCAACGCATCCACCGGCGGCCGCGACACGCTGACGCTGGAGTTCACCAACCTGCGCGTCATCAATGTGGAGAATTTCAGCGCGCCGGGCGGCGGCGCCTCCACCGACGTGCGCAAGGTCGACCTGGTCGGCTCGCTGCAGCAGCACCTGGGCTCCGGCGCGAAGGTGCGCACCAAGAAGGAGCTGCGCAACGTCGGACCCTCGGTGAGCTACAAGCTGCGCGACGCGGCAGGCCAGGCGCGTGAGTTCAACAACTACATGCTGCCGGTGGAGATCGACGGACAGAAGGTCTTCCTCGCCGGCGTGCGCGACACGCCGGCCGAGAACTTCCGCTACCTGCGCATCCCGGCCGACGAACAGGGCAGCCTGGCCGGCTGGTCACGGCTGCGCGAGGCGCTGGGCAATCCTGCGCTGCGCGACAAGGCCGCCGAGCGCTACGTGCGCGCTGCCACGCCCGCCGACAAGCCGCAGATGGCGCCACAACTCAAGGCCACGGCGTCTCGCGTGCTCGCCCTGTTCGCCGCCGCCGAGTCGGTCAAGCCGGGCCAGAAGCCCCCCGGCGGATTGCAGGCGATCTCCGACTTTCTCGAAGCCAGCGTGCCCGAAGGCGAGCGCGCCCGCATCTCCGACGTGCTGCTGCGCATCCTCAACGGCAGCCTGTTCGAGCTGATGAACCTCGCGCGCGAAAGCGCCGCCCAGTCCCCGCTGGAGCCCAGCGAGACCACGCAGGCCTTCATGACCCAGGCCGTGCTGGCGCTGTCGGAGAGCTACTTCTATCCAGCGCCGGTGCTGCTGGAGCTGACCGACTTCACGCAGAAGCAGGCCAGCGTGTTCCAGGTGGCGCGCGCACCCGGCAAGACACTGGTCTATCTCGGCGCGGTACTGCTGATCGTCGGTGTGTTCGCGATGCTCTACATCCGCGAGCGCCGCCTGTGGGTGTGGATCTCACCCGAAGCCGACGGTGCCGCGCACATCACCACCGCGTTGTCGTCCACGCGCCGCACGATGGACGCCGACGCGGAATTCGAATGGCTCAAGCAGGCCATCCTCGGCCAGCCCGCCCACCCCGCCGTGCGTCTGGACATCTCCCACCGTGAACGCGGCCCGTCGGAGGCTTCATGA
- the ccsB gene encoding c-type cytochrome biogenesis protein CcsB has protein sequence MNTTTLALGRPGWFSGRTVFDWLFAALVITGGAYAFRRYQAAMDGYEQAILVGTIPVVVALGWFWGRLRLLMIAVGAASLLAIALYSRSVDAFGADLAQADNVFLLKYFLSSQSAILWMSVLFFMSTAFYWIGFLAKVEDNAAVRLGSRIAWVAVFMALTGTLVRWFESHQIAPDVGHIPVSNLYEVFVLFCWLTTLFYLYYEQHYATRSLGAFVMLVVSAAVGFLLWYTVEREAHEIQPLVPALQSWWMKLHVPANFIGYGSFALSAMVAFSYLVKRHAAEGHWLKLAPLFVLGMVLCLEPVVFRKNPIEAISSYWAVYFGSAALIVGGILLARRRIAERLPAFEVLDDVMYKSIAVGFAFFTIATILGAFWAAEAWGGYWSWDPKETWALIVWLNYAAWLHMRLMKGLRGPVAAWWALTGLAVTTFAFLGVNMFLSGLHSYGEL, from the coding sequence ATGAACACCACCACCCTCGCCCTCGGCCGTCCCGGCTGGTTCTCCGGCCGCACCGTCTTCGACTGGCTGTTCGCCGCGCTGGTCATCACCGGCGGCGCTTACGCCTTTCGCCGCTACCAGGCCGCGATGGACGGCTACGAGCAAGCCATCCTGGTCGGAACGATTCCTGTCGTCGTGGCGCTGGGCTGGTTCTGGGGCAGGCTGCGCCTGCTGATGATCGCCGTGGGCGCCGCCTCGCTGCTGGCCATCGCGCTCTACAGCCGCAGCGTGGATGCCTTCGGCGCCGACCTCGCGCAGGCCGACAACGTCTTCCTGCTGAAATACTTCCTGTCGAGCCAGAGCGCCATCCTCTGGATGAGCGTGCTGTTCTTCATGAGCACTGCCTTCTACTGGATCGGCTTCCTCGCGAAGGTCGAGGACAACGCCGCCGTGCGCCTGGGCTCGCGCATCGCCTGGGTCGCGGTGTTCATGGCACTCACCGGGACGCTGGTGCGCTGGTTCGAAAGCCACCAGATCGCGCCCGATGTCGGCCACATCCCTGTCAGCAACCTGTACGAGGTGTTCGTGCTGTTCTGCTGGCTGACGACCCTGTTCTATCTCTACTACGAGCAGCACTACGCCACGCGCTCGCTGGGCGCCTTCGTGATGCTGGTGGTCAGCGCCGCCGTCGGCTTCCTGCTCTGGTACACGGTGGAGCGTGAGGCGCACGAGATCCAGCCGCTGGTGCCGGCGCTGCAGAGCTGGTGGATGAAGCTGCACGTGCCCGCCAATTTCATCGGCTACGGCTCGTTCGCCCTGTCGGCCATGGTGGCGTTCTCGTACCTGGTGAAGCGGCATGCGGCCGAAGGCCACTGGCTGAAGCTCGCGCCGCTGTTCGTGCTGGGCATGGTGCTGTGCCTGGAGCCGGTGGTCTTCCGCAAGAACCCGATCGAGGCGATCAGCAGCTACTGGGCGGTGTATTTCGGCAGCGCGGCGCTGATCGTCGGCGGCATCCTGCTGGCGCGCCGGCGGATCGCCGAGCGGCTGCCGGCGTTCGAGGTGCTCGACGACGTGATGTACAAGTCGATCGCCGTCGGCTTCGCCTTCTTCACGATCGCGACCATCCTCGGTGCGTTCTGGGCCGCGGAGGCCTGGGGCGGCTACTGGAGTTGGGACCCCAAGGAGACCTGGGCGCTGATCGTGTGGCTGAACTACGCGGCCTGGCTGCACATGCGCCTGATGAAGGGCCTGCGCGGACCGGTGGCCGCCTGGTGGGCGCTGACGGGCCTGGCGGTCACGACCTTTGCCTTCCTGGGCGTGAACATGTTCCTGTCCGGGCTGCATTCGTACGGCGAGCTCTGA
- the msrP gene encoding protein-methionine-sulfoxide reductase catalytic subunit MsrP has product MHFHKDRAYCLASAEITPREVYEDRRRLLALLAAGSLAPWASRDAFAQAARPGKLAALPGVRTAVAGALTMEKPTPYKDVTGYNNFYEFGTDKSDPARNAHTLKTRPWTVSVEGEIKKPKVYDIDELLKLAPQEERIYRLRCVEGWSMVVPWIGYSLAELIKRVEPTGNARFVQFVTLADPKTMPYVGSRVLDWPYVEGLRLDEAMHPLTLLGFGLYGEVLPNQNGAPVRVVVPWKYGFKSGKSIVKIRFVEKEPRTSWVVAGPQEYGFYSNVNPTVDHPRWSQATERRIGEDGLFQKKRATLMFNGYESQVGQLYAGMDLAKHF; this is encoded by the coding sequence ATGCACTTTCACAAAGACCGCGCCTATTGCCTTGCCTCGGCCGAGATCACGCCACGCGAGGTCTACGAGGACCGCCGCCGCCTGCTGGCCCTGCTGGCCGCCGGCTCGCTGGCGCCCTGGGCGTCGCGCGACGCCTTCGCGCAGGCCGCCCGCCCCGGCAAGCTGGCCGCTCTGCCCGGCGTGCGCACCGCCGTTGCGGGCGCGCTGACGATGGAAAAGCCCACGCCGTACAAGGACGTGACCGGCTACAACAACTTCTACGAATTCGGCACCGACAAGTCCGACCCGGCGCGCAACGCCCACACGCTGAAGACCCGCCCGTGGACCGTGTCCGTCGAAGGCGAGATCAAGAAGCCCAAGGTGTACGACATCGACGAGCTGCTCAAGCTCGCGCCGCAGGAAGAGCGCATCTACCGGCTGCGTTGTGTCGAGGGCTGGTCGATGGTGGTCCCCTGGATCGGCTATTCGCTGGCCGAGCTGATCAAGCGGGTCGAGCCCACCGGGAACGCCCGGTTCGTCCAGTTCGTCACGCTGGCCGATCCGAAGACCATGCCGTATGTCGGCTCACGGGTGCTCGACTGGCCTTACGTCGAGGGCTTGCGCCTCGACGAGGCGATGCACCCGCTCACGCTGCTGGGCTTCGGCCTGTACGGCGAAGTGCTGCCCAACCAGAACGGCGCACCGGTGCGCGTGGTGGTGCCGTGGAAGTACGGCTTCAAGAGCGGCAAGTCGATCGTGAAGATCCGCTTCGTCGAAAAGGAGCCCCGCACCAGCTGGGTCGTCGCCGGCCCGCAGGAATACGGCTTCTATTCCAACGTGAATCCCACCGTCGACCATCCGCGCTGGAGCCAGGCCACCGAGCGCCGCATCGGCGAGGACGGCCTGTTCCAGAAGAAGCGTGCGACGCTGATGTTCAACGGCTACGAGTCCCAGGTCGGCCAGCTGTACGCCGGCATGGACCTGGCGAAGCACTTCTGA
- a CDS encoding protein-methionine-sulfoxide reductase heme-binding subunit MsrQ produces MVFLLCLLPFASLFHGAWTDSLGANPAETLIRATGDWTLRFLCITLAVTPLRQWTGQAALARFRRMLGLFAFFYVVLHFLAYAWLDMGFELQAIVKDIPKRPFALVGFAAFLLMLPLAATSFNRAVKALGARRWQLLHKTVYAIALLGLLHFFWMRAAKNNFAEVAVYAVVIALLLGWRVRQRLR; encoded by the coding sequence ATGGTGTTCCTGCTGTGCCTGTTGCCGTTCGCCTCGCTCTTCCACGGCGCCTGGACCGATTCGCTGGGCGCCAATCCGGCCGAGACGCTGATCCGCGCCACCGGCGACTGGACGCTGCGCTTCCTGTGCATCACGCTGGCGGTCACGCCGCTGCGCCAGTGGACCGGGCAGGCGGCGCTGGCGCGCTTTCGCCGCATGCTGGGCCTGTTCGCGTTCTTCTACGTCGTGCTGCACTTCCTTGCGTACGCATGGCTCGACATGGGCTTCGAGCTGCAGGCGATCGTCAAGGACATCCCGAAGCGGCCCTTCGCGCTGGTGGGCTTCGCGGCCTTCCTGCTGATGCTGCCGCTGGCCGCCACGTCGTTCAACCGCGCGGTGAAGGCGCTGGGCGCCAGGCGCTGGCAGCTGCTGCACAAGACCGTGTACGCCATCGCGCTGCTGGGTCTGCTGCACTTCTTCTGGATGCGCGCGGCGAAGAACAACTTCGCCGAGGTCGCCGTGTACGCGGTCGTGATCGCGCTGCTGCTGGGGTGGCGGGTCCGGCAGCGCCTTCGGTGA